In one window of Gossypium hirsutum isolate 1008001.06 chromosome A01, Gossypium_hirsutum_v2.1, whole genome shotgun sequence DNA:
- the LOC107938472 gene encoding signaling peptide TAXIMIN 2, which translates to MGDCRPLGFLLGLPFALIALVLSVVGAVIWVLGTILSCLCPCCICCAGLANFAVSLIKLPIKVLRWFIDQIPC; encoded by the exons ATGGGGGATTGCAGGCCATTGGGGTTCTTATTAGGACTCCCATTCGCTCTCATCGCACTGGTTTTATCCGTCGTCGGCGCCGTCATTTGGGTTCTCGG gaCTATATTGAGTTGTCTTTGCCCATGCTGTATTTGTTGTGCTGGACTTGCCAATTTCGCGGTGAGTCTCATCAAGCTTCCTATTAAAGTTCTTAGATGGTTCATTGATCAAATCCCATGTTGA
- the LOC107938471 gene encoding dnaJ homolog subfamily B member 13 encodes MGLDYYKILKVSSNVNDEDLKKAYKRLAMKWHPDKNPLNNEDAEAKFKQIVEAYEVLSDPQKRAVYDRYGEEGLKGVAPPPASGGASFFSTGYGIPTTFQFNQQNVADEIFSEFFGAFGGGLRGTRFSSSLFGNDIFGGGGGGRGGVRFSGSVFGDDIFGSTNQGALRKAAPMENWLPCSLEELYKGTTKKMKISREIVHISGNIMQVEEILTINVRPGWKKGTKITFAEKGNQRPNVIPADLIFIIEEKPHNVFTREGNDLIVAQKISLVDALYGCTVHLTTLDGRNLTIPIHNVIHPCYEEVVPREGMPIQKDPSKRGNLRIKFDLKFPTRLTPEQKSGIKKLLGP; translated from the exons ATGGGTTTGGATTATTACAAGATACTGAAAGTAAGTAGCAATGTAAACGATGAAGATTTGAAAAAAGCATATAAAAGATTGGCTATGAAATGGCATCCTGATAAGAACCCATTAAATAATGAAGATGCTGAAGCTAAATTCAAGCAAATCGTTGAAGCCTATGAG GTTCTAAGTGATCCTCAGAAAAGAGCAGTGTATGATCGGTACGgtgaagagggtttaaaaggtGTGGCGCCACCGCCGGCATCAGGCGGAGCTTCCTTTTTTTCCACCGGATATGGAATCCCGACTACGTTCCAGTTCAATCAACAGAATGTTGCTGATGAAATATTTAGTGAGTTCTTTGGTGCTTTTGGTGGTGGTCTGAGAGGTACAAGATTCTCTAGTTCACTTTTCGGCAATGACATATTTGGCGGCGGCGGTGGTGGCAGGGGAGGCGTACGGTTCTCTGGTTCAGTTTTTGGTGATGATATTTTTGGATCAACGAACCAAGGTGCACTAAGAAAAGCTGCTCCAATGGAGAATTGGTTGCCTTGTAGTCTTGAAGAGCTATATAAAGGGACTACTAAGAAGATGAAGATCTCTAGAGAGATCGTTCATATCAGTGG CAATATCATGCAGGTGGAAGAGATTTTAACCATCAATGTGAGGCCTGGATGGAAGAAAGGCACGAAAATCACATTCGCGGAGAAAGGGAACCAACGACCAAATGTTATACCTGCTGATCTTATCTTTATCATCGAAGAAAAACCACACAATGTGTTTACTCGGGAAGGCAACGACTTGATCGTCGCACAAAAGATCTCCCTCGTCGACGCATTGTACGGTTGTACAGTTCATCTTACTACCCTGGACGGCAGGAATTTAACCATTCCGATACACAACGTAATACATCCATGCTATGAAGAAGTGGTTCCGAGGGAAGGCATGCCGATCCAAAAAGACCCTTCAAAGAGAGGAAACTTGAGAATAAAATTCGACCTCAAGTTCCCGACACGGTTGACCCCAGAACAGAAATCTGGAATAAAAAAACTCTTGGGACCTTGA
- the LOC107938469 gene encoding acyl-coenzyme A oxidase 3, peroxisomal produces the protein MYKDLYHVQLKFMSSSSIFSANTKTESSKNQNPNSKMEQAFKRTQILTNHLLQSSPSSQTLSSNACLSYSPPELSENYAFDIKDMRKLIDRHNLEERDWLFGLMKQSKLFNPKVRGGKVFVSPDYNQSMEQQREMTLKRIEYLLEKGAFKGWLTEKGEDIEMRKFAGFEVCSIYDHSLFTKLGVHFFLWGGAIQFFGTKHHHDKWLRDTENYSIKGCFAMTELGHGSNVRGIETVTTYDSNTGEFVINTPCESAQKYWIGGAANHATHTVVFSQLYINGTNQGVHAFIVQIRDADGNICPNIRIVDCGHKIGLNGVDNGQIWFDNVRVPRENLLNSVADVSPDGKYLSSIENPDQRFAAFMAPLTVGRINIAISSVYQSKVALATSIRYALTRRAFSLKQNEPEVLLLDYPSHQRRLFPLVAKTYAMSFAANYLKMLYVKRTPQSNKTIHIVSSSFKATFTWNNMQILQECREACGGQGLKTENRVGQLKGEYDVQSTFEGDNLILMQQVSKALFAEYMAAQKRNKVFKGLGLEHMNKPCPVIPLQLTSTTLQCSQFQMDALCLRERDLLNRFVADVSKCKAKGESSEQAFMMCYQLAQDLGKAFSDRAIFQTFVDAETTLPAGSLKDVLGTLRSLYALICIEDVSFLQYGYLSVDNGANARREITKLCTELRPHALALVSSFGIPDAFLGPIAFNWIEANAWSSV, from the exons ATGTACAAGGATTTGTATCATGTTCAACTCAAATtcatgtcatcttcttcaattttctcTGCAAATACTAAGACAGAATCTAgtaaaaatcaaaacccaaattcCAAAATGGAACAAGCTTTCAAAAGAACCCAAATTCTCACCAATCATCTGCTCCAATCGTCCCCATCATCCCAAACCCTTTCTTCAAACGCTTGTTTAAGCTACTCACCGCCTGAACTTTCCGAGAACTATGCGTTTGACATTAAGGATATGAGGAAGTTGATTGACCGGCACAACCTGGAGGAACGGGATTGGTTGTTCGGGTTGATGAAACAAAGCAAGTTGTTCAACCCGAAGGTTAGGGGAGGGAAGGTGTTCGTTTCGCCGGACTATAACCAGTCGATGGAGCAGCAACGGGAGATGACGTTGAAACGAATTGAGTATTTGCTTGAAAAGGGGGCGTTTAAAGGATGGTTAACGGAGAAAGGGGAAGATATTGAGATGAGGAAATTTGCTGGCTTTGAGGTTTGCAGTATCTATGATCATTCCCTCTTCACTAAGCTCGGGGTTCACTTCTTCTTGTG GGGAGGTGCCATCCAATTTTTTGGTACAAAACATCATCATGACAAGTGGCTGAGGGACACCGAGAATTACTCGATCAAGGGTTGCTTTGCAATGACAGAGTTGGGGCATGgaagtaat GTTCGTGGTATTGAAACAGTAACGACTTATGATTCAAATACAGGGGAGTTTGTCATTAATACGCCTTGCGAATCGGCTCAGAAGTATTGGATTGGTGGGGCAGCCAAT CATGCTACGCATACGGTTGTGTTTTCACAGCTATATATAAATGGAACAAATCAAGGGGTTCATGCGTTTATAGTCCAAATCAGGGATGCTGATGGTAACATATGTCCAAACATTCGTATTGTTGATTGTGGTCACAAAATTGGTTTAAATGGTGTTGATAATGGTCAAATCTG GTTTGACAATGTTCGAGTTCCCAGAGAGAACCTGTTGAATTCGGTTGCTGATGTTTCACCTGATGGGAAATATCTAAGTTCAATAGAAAACCCGGATCAG AGATTTGCTGCATTCATGGCCCCTTTGACAGTAGGTCGTATTAATATTGCTATTTCTTCGGTTTATCAATCAAAG GTTGCTTTAGCAACTTCCATTAGGTATGCACTAACAAGGCGGGCATTTTCTCTCAAACAAAATGAACCTGAGGTCTTATTGCTAGATTACCCAAGTCATCAACGCCGACTCTTCCCTCTTGTTGCAAAGAC CTATGCTATGAGTTTCGCAGCAAACTACTTGAAAATGCTGTATGTGAAGAGGACACCTCAGTCAAACAAAACCATACATATAGTTTCAAGTTCATTCAAAGCTACTTTTACTTGGAATAACATGCAAATACTTCAG GAATGTCGTGAAGCTTGCGGAGGACAAGGATTAAAGACCGAGAATCGTGTTGGTCAGCTGAAAGGTGAATATGATGTGCAATCCACTTTTGAGGGCGACAATCTTATTCTGATGCAGCAG GTCAGCAAGGCTCTTTTTGCTGAATACATGGCAGCTCAGAAAAGAAACAAGGTTTTCAAGGGTCTGGGCTTAGAACACATGAATAAACCCTGCCCTGTCATTCCATTACAGCTTACTAGCACTACCCTCCAGTGCAGTCAGTTCCAG ATGGATGCCTTGTGCTTAAGGGAAAGGGATCTTTTGAATCGTTTTGTTGCGGATGTCTCAAAATGTAAAGCCAAGGGAGAAAGTAGCGAGCAGGCCTTCATGATG TGTTATCAGCTGGCACAGGATTTAGGAAAGGCTTTCTCAGATCGAGCAATATTTCAAACGTTTGTCGATGCAGAAACAACTCTACCTGCTGGTTCATTGAAG GATGTCTTAGGTACATTGAGATCATTATATGCCTTGATATGTATCGAAGATGTTTCGTTTCTACAATATGGGTACCTATCAGTGGACAATGGTGCCAATGCGAGGAGAGAAATAACAAAACTCTGCACTGAACTCCGACCTCATGCGCTTGCTTTAGTCAGTTCCTTCGGCATCCCCGACGCCTTTCTCGGCCCCATAGCTTTTAATTGGATTGAAGCAAACGCTTGGTCTTCGGTTTAA
- the LOC107938470 gene encoding acyl-coenzyme A oxidase 3, peroxisomal, with protein sequence MERAFQRTQILTNHLLQSSTPLPSQTLSSNACLSYSPPELSENYAFDVKEMRKLIDSHNLEERDWLFGLMKQSELFNPKVKGGKVFVSPDYNQSMEQQREMTLKRIKYLQERGVFKGWLTEKGEEIEMRKFSGFEIFSIYDHSLFTKLGVHFPMWGGAIQFCGTKHHHDKWLRDTENYSIKGCFAMTELGHGSNIRSLETVTTYDSNTGEFVINTPCESAQKFWIGGAAKHATHTVVFSQLHINGINQGVHAFIVQIRDVDGNICPNIRIADCGHKIGLNGVDNGRIWFDNVRVPRENLLNSVADVSPDGKYLSSIKNPDQRFAAFMAPMTVGRVNIAIGAVYQSKVALAITIRYALTRRAFSLKPNEPEVLLLDYPSHQRRLFPLVAKTYAMSFAANYLKVLYAKRTPQSNKGIHIVSSSFKATFTWNNMQILQECREACGGQGLRTENRVGHLKGEYDVQSTFEGDNFLLMQLVSKALFAEYMAAQKRNKVFKGLGLEHMNKPCPVIPSQLTSTTLRCSQFQMDALCLRERDLLNRFVADVLKCKAKGENTEQAFNTCYELAKDLGRAFSEQAIFQKFVEAESTLPAGSLKNVLGTLRSLYASICIEDVSFLRYGYLSVDNGANVRREITKLCNELRPHALALISSFGIPDAFLSPIAFNWIDTNSWSLV encoded by the exons ATGGAACGAGCTTTCCAACGAACCCAAATTCTCACCAATCATCTCCTCCAATCCTCCACACCATTGCCGTCCCAAACCCTTTCTTCGAATGCTTGTTTAAGCTACTCACCGCCTGAACTTTCCGAGAACTATGCGTTCGACGTTAAAGAAATGAGGAAGCTGATAGACAGCCACAACTTGGAGGAACGGGATTGGTTGTTCGGGTTGATGAAGCAAAGTGAGCTGTTCAACCCGAAGGTAAAGGGAGGGAAGGTGTTCGTTTCCCCGGACTATAACCAGTCGATGGAGCAACAGCGGGAGATGACGTTGAAACGAATCAAGTATTTGCAAGAGAGAGGAGTTTTTAAAGGATGGTTAACGGAGAAAGGGGAAGAGATTGAGATGAGGAAATTCTCTGGTTTTGAGATTTTCAGTATTTATGATCATTCCCTCTTCACTAAGCTTGGAGTTCACTTCCCCATGTG GGGAGGTGCCATCCAATTTTGCGGTACAAAACACCATCATGACAAGTGGCTGAGGGACACCGAGAATTATTCGATCAAGGGTTGCTTTGCAATGACAGAGTTGGGGCATGGaagtaat ATTCGCAGTCTTGAAACAGTAACAACATATGATTCAAATACAGGGGAGTTTGTCATTAATACGCCTTGTGAATCAGCTCAGAAGTTTTGGATTGGTGGGGCAGCCAAG CATGCGACGCATACAGTTGTGTTTTCACAGCTACATATCAATGGAATCAATCAAGGGGTTCATGCATTTATAGTCCAAATCAGGGATGTTGATGGTAACATATGTCCAAACATTCGTATTGCTGACTGTGGTCACAAAATTGGTTTAAATGGTGTTGATAATGGTCGAATCTG GTTTGACAATGTACGAGTGCCCAGAGAGAACTTGTTAAATTCGGTTGCTGATGTTTCCCCTGATGGAAAATATCTAAGTTCGATAAAAAACCCAGATCAG AGATTTGCTGCATTCATGGCCCCTATGACAGTAGGTCGTGTTAATATTGCTATTGGTGCGGTTTACCAATCAAAG GTTGCTTTAGCAATTACCATTAGGTATGCACTAACAAGGCGGGCTTTTTCTCTCAAACCAAACGAGCCTGAGGTCTTATTGCTCGATTACCCAAGTCATCAACGCCGACTCTTCCCTCTTGTTGCAAAGAC TTATGCTATGAGTTTTGCAGCAAACTACTTGAAAGTGCTGTATGCGAAGAGGACACCTCAGTCAAACAAGGGCATTCATATAGTTTCAAGTTCATTCAAAGCTACTTTTACTTGGAATAACATGCAAATACTTCAG GAATGTCGTGAAGCTTGCGGCGGACAAGGGTTAAGGACCGAGAATCGTGTTGGTCATCTGAAAGGTGAATATGATGTGCAATCCACTTTTGAGGGTGATAATTTTCTTCTGATGCAGCTG GTCAGCAAGGCTCTTTTTGCTGAATACATGGCAGCTCAGAAAAGAAACAAGGTTTTCAAAGGTCTGGGCTTAGAACACATGAATAAACCCTGCCCTGTCATTCCATCACAGCTTACTAGCACTACCCTCCGATGCAGTCAATTCCAG ATGGATGCCTTGTGCTTAAGGGAGAGAGATCTTTTGAATCGTTTTGTTGCGGATGTCTTGAAATGTAAAGCCAAGGGAGAAAATACAGAGCAGGCCTTTAATACA TGTTATGAGCTAGCAAAAGATTTAGGCAGGGCTTTCTCGGAACAAGCAATATTTCAAAAGTTTGTTGAAGCAGAATCAACTCTACCTGCTGGTTCATTGAAG AATGTCCTAGGTACATTGAGATCATTATATGCCTCGATTTGTATCGAAGATGTTTCGTTTCTACGATACGGGTACCTATCAGTGGACAATGGGGCCAATGTAAGGAGAGAAATAACAAAACTGTGCAATGAACTTCGACCTCATGCACTTGCTTTAATCAGTTCCTTCGGCATCCCCGATGCTTTTCTCAGCCCCATAGCTTTTAACTGGATCGATACGAACTCGTGGTCTTTGGTTTAA